The window GGCTCGCTGATCCCTTCGGGAAGTGTCGGCTCGATCTGGTCGATCTTCTCGGACACCTCCATCCGAAGGATGTCGAGCGATTCACCCCATGCAAACTCGAGAAAGACGCTCCCCTGGTCGGCCGTCGCTTCGCTGCTGATCTTCCTGACGCCCGAAAGCGTCGCGAGAGCTTCTTCGACCGGCTTGACGATCTCCCGCTCGATCTGGGTGGGATTCGAGTTGGGATAGCCGATCTGAACACCGATGAACGGAGCGTCGACGTCAGGCAGAAATGCCAGCGGAAGCCGCATCAGCGCAATCACTCCGACCACGACGACGCTGATGAGAATCATCGTCGTAGTGACGGGACGTTCGACCGCCAGCTTCGGAAGGTTCACGACGGAACCTCACGCGGACGACCGAGGGCCACCTCGCCACTTGGATCCGCGTCCTTCGCCCGGACCGCACTCGCCTCCGTATCCGGAGCGTAGCGCTTGCGATCGACCAGCGAGTAGACGACCGGGATGACGACCAGCGTGAGGATCGTCGCGACGGCGAGGCCACCGATGACCGTGATCGCCAGCGGAGCGCGAAGTTCGGCACCCTCACCGATCCCGAGCGCCATCGGAGCCAGACCGAGAATGGTCGTCGCCGAGGTCATCAGAATCGGTCTCAGCCGGTCCTGGCCAGCCGCGACGATCGCATCCTCTTTCTCCATCCCTTCGTCGCGTCGCCGGTTGATCGCGTCGACGAGAACGATCGCATTGTTCACCACGATCCCTGCCAGCATGACGACTCCGATCATCGCCACGACACTGATCGAGTTTCCCGTCACGAGCAGCGCGAGCACCACTCCGATCGCCGCAAGCGGAAGCGTGAAGATGATGACGAACGGGTGCAGGAACGACTCGAACTGTGAGGCCATCACGATGTAGACGAGAAAGATGGCGAGTGCCATCGCGAAGAGCAGGGAGTTGAGCGAGCGGCTCATCTCTTCTTCCTGTCCGCTGAGCGCCGTGATGACGTTGGGGGGGAAGGGAGTCGCGCGCAGGGCCGCCCGGATGTCGGCGGCGACCTCTCCCATGTCCCGACCGGAGAGGTTGCCGGATACGACGCCCGCACGTTTCTGGCCGATCCGGACGATTTCCGAAGGACCCTCGACGAGCTCGACCGTTGCTACGGAGTCGAGCCGGATCGGACGGCCTTCGTGCTGACCCACGATCAGGCCGCGAACGTCTTCGACCGATGCGTCACCGATCGTCACGGCATGAACGAGGATGTCGATCTCCCGATCACCCTGCATGAACCGGGTCGCGACCTCTCCCTGAATTTTCGTTCGGATCGTCTGAGCAACCTGAAAGAGATCGAGATCGAACCGGCTCAACTGATTGCGGTCGAATGAAACCTGAAGTTCCGGATTCCCCAGCTCGGTGTTGGAGCGCACGTCCACGATGCCATCGATACCTCTCAGAATCCGGGCGACTTCGACACTCGACTCCTGCATCGCGCGAAGGTCGTCACTGTAGACCTCGACTTCCACCGGTGTACGGAAGCTGAAAAGCGATGGACGCTCGAATTTGAATCGCGCCTGTCCGACCTCTGAGATCCGATTGCGGAGGTCTGCGATCACCACCGCTTCTTCTTCGGAGGGCGTCCCGGGCATCATTCGGACGTAAATCCTGCCGCTGTTCTCCCCCTCGGTGCCGGTGTTGGAGAGCGACATCCCCGCCCCTCCCGCGATGCTCGAGTACGAGCCGACGTTCCCGACTCCTTCGAGCATCGATTGAACATCGCCGAGAACTCGGTCGGTCACCTCGAGCGGGGTCCCCTCCGGAAGCTCGACGAAGTAGCTGAACTCTCCCTGAGAGAACGCTGGGATGAGATCGAGTCCGAGGCCAGGTACCGCAAGGATCGACATCACGAAGAGGCCGAGTGCGACCAGAAGGACCAGGCTGCGCGCCGAGAGCGCACGCCGGAGGACCGAAGGATAACGACCGAAGACCCCCTCGTAGCTCCGGTCGAAAGCCGCCGCGAAAGGACGTGCGAGCCAGGCCAGAGCTCCCCGGCCGCCACCGCCGCCCTTTCGAAGCCCGCGAACAGTTGCCACCAGACCGCGTCGCGGCCACGTCTTCCAGCCCTTCTTCTCGGTCCCGTCCGCCGCGACGGCGGTCAGGGTATCTTCCGATTCATCCTTCAGAATCAGCGCGGCCATCATCGGGATGATGGTGAGCGCGACCGCCAGCGACGCGAGCAGCGAGAACGACACGGTCAGCGCCTGATCGAGAAACAGTTGCGCGGCAACGCCTTCGAGAAAGACGACTGGAACGAAAACGGCCACCGTCGTGAGCGTCGACGCGATCACGGCACGCCCGACCTCGGATGCCCCGAGTCGCGCCGCTTCCATCGGAACTTCCCCTTCCTCCTGACGCTTGTAGATCGCCTCGAGAACGACGATCGCATTGTCGACCAGCATGCCGACCCCGAGCGCGAGTCCGCCGAGCGACATGATGTTGAGCGATACGCCGAAAAAGTTCATCAGTGAGAACGTGATGACGATCGACAGCGGGATCGAGATACCGATGATCAGCGTGCTTCTCAGATCCTTCAGGAAAAAGAGCAGCACGAAGATCGCGATGATCCCTCCCATGAACGCATTGCTGAGGACCTCGGAGATCGAAGATTCGATGAAGGTCGACTGGTCTGCTCCCGTCTGAATCTCGATCCCCTCCGGAAGCTCTTTCTTGC is drawn from Acidobacteriota bacterium and contains these coding sequences:
- a CDS encoding efflux RND transporter permease subunit, encoding MNIVDFSVRRRVTVTVAAAALVIFGIVSFTRLPINLLPDVSYPTLTVETRYPGAAPGEMEALITRPLEETVGIVSGVRRITSASRPGLSQVTLEFEWGRNMDFAAIDVRQKLDLVQLPREAERPVVLRFDPSNEPFMRLFVVGGEDLYETRYVAEEILKKDLESTDGVAAINVNGGYEEEIQVEVDEGKLSILGLSVGELNERLARENVNQAGGSLYEQEARYLVRARNEFRNLDDIRNTIVLAEGGRVVTLGDVARVERGFSKRDVITRFDGREGVELALYKEGDANTVQVARAVRSRLETSKKELPEGIEIQTGADQSTFIESSISEVLSNAFMGGIIAIFVLLFFLKDLRSTLIIGISIPLSIVITFSLMNFFGVSLNIMSLGGLALGVGMLVDNAIVVLEAIYKRQEEGEVPMEAARLGASEVGRAVIASTLTTVAVFVPVVFLEGVAAQLFLDQALTVSFSLLASLAVALTIIPMMAALILKDESEDTLTAVAADGTEKKGWKTWPRRGLVATVRGLRKGGGGGRGALAWLARPFAAAFDRSYEGVFGRYPSVLRRALSARSLVLLVALGLFVMSILAVPGLGLDLIPAFSQGEFSYFVELPEGTPLEVTDRVLGDVQSMLEGVGNVGSYSSIAGGAGMSLSNTGTEGENSGRIYVRMMPGTPSEEEAVVIADLRNRISEVGQARFKFERPSLFSFRTPVEVEVYSDDLRAMQESSVEVARILRGIDGIVDVRSNTELGNPELQVSFDRNQLSRFDLDLFQVAQTIRTKIQGEVATRFMQGDREIDILVHAVTIGDASVEDVRGLIVGQHEGRPIRLDSVATVELVEGPSEIVRIGQKRAGVVSGNLSGRDMGEVAADIRAALRATPFPPNVITALSGQEEEMSRSLNSLLFAMALAIFLVYIVMASQFESFLHPFVIIFTLPLAAIGVVLALLVTGNSISVVAMIGVVMLAGIVVNNAIVLVDAINRRRDEGMEKEDAIVAAGQDRLRPILMTSATTILGLAPMALGIGEGAELRAPLAITVIGGLAVATILTLVVIPVVYSLVDRKRYAPDTEASAVRAKDADPSGEVALGRPREVPS